GTGGTACCACGCGGCTTCGGCGCGCGCCTCACACGTGGCCGACCAGTGCAGGTGCAGGTGCTCGTCGACGGCACGGATACGGTTCAGGCGCAGGCAGCGATCGACGCCACGACGCGCTTCCTGCAGCGCGAGGCGCTTGGGCTCTACGCGGCGCAGCGGTGGGCGGCCGCGGGAGCGACAGCCGCGGAGCCGAGCGCGCCCCTGGCGAGCGCGCCCCTGGCGAGCGTGCCGCGCGTCAGCGCCGAGCCACGCCTGCTCTACAACCCGCGCCTGCGCAGCGCGACCTATATGGTGCCGGGCGTCGCCGCCACGGTGCTGCTGGTGATCACCTCGATCATCACGGCGATGAGCATCGCGCGCGAGCGCGAGCTCGGCACGATCGAGCAGCTGATGGTGACGCCGATTCGCCCCTCGACGCTGCTGCTGGGCAAGATCCTGCCCTTCGCGATGATCGGGCTCGTCGTCGCCGGCCTCGTGCTCGCCGTCGGAATCCATCTCTTCGACGTCCCCGTGCGTGGCTCGCCGCTGCTGCTGCTGCTCGGGACGGCGCTCTACTTGCTGAACACGCTGGGCACCGGCGTCTTCATCTCGACGATGGCCCGCACCCAACAGCAGGCAATCCTCGGCAGCTTCTTCTTCATCATGCCGGCGATCTTGCTCTCGGGGTTCATGAGCCCGATCGCCAACATGCCGGGCTGGGCGCAGTGGCTCACGGCCTTCAATCCCGTGCGCTACTACATCGAGGTGCTGCGCGCGTGCTTGCTCAAAGGAGCGGGCTTCTTCGACCTGGGCCAACCGCTGGCGGCTCTGGCAGTGCTAGGCGGCGGCATCCTGACGCTGGCCTCGCTGCGCTTCCGCAAGCGCACTGCCTGAGAGCGCAGCTCGTCACCGCGACGGCCTCAGCGGGTCGGGGGCGCGACCGCCAGCCCAAGCTTCTGGCGCAGGCGCGCGGCCTCCGCCTGCCAGCGCGGCTCGAGCGTGGTCTGAAGCGCCAGCACCGCCTGCAGCTCGCGCGCAGCCTCCGCCCGTTCATCGTTCGCCGCGAGCGCCTGCGCCAGAAAGAGCCGCGTCAGCGGGCGCGGCTCGAGGGCCAGCGCGCGCCGCAGCGTCGCCACGGCCCTTTCGACATCGCCGATGCTCAGCGGCCAGCCCGGCGCGCTGAGATAGAGCTTACCGAGGAAGACCAAGGGGCCGGCGCCGTCGAAGCGCGGGTCGAGCTCGGCCGCTCGCTTGCCCGCCGCCTCCATCGGCTTGACCAGGCTGAGCTTCGAACGCGCCTCCGCGAGCTGACCGAGACCAAGCGCCAGGTAGTAGTGCCCCTCGACGCGCTGCGGCTCGCGCCGCAGCGCCTGCCGCGCCCAGGCGACCGCGCGCTCGGCGTCCGCGGCCTGGCCCGCGTGCGTACCGGCGCGACGGCTGCAGAGAAACTCCGCACGCGCCAGGCGCCACGCCCAGGCGAACGCCGCCTCGGCAGCGCCGACGGCGTCGACGAGCAGGCGGCGCTGCGCGCGCGCCGCGTCACCATCGATGAGCGCCTGCGCCAGCAGCGCGTCGGCGCGCATCAGCGCGGCCTCGCGCGCGGCGGGTGTCGCGGGCGGTTTCGCCGCCGCCGGCGCAGGCCTTGGGGCCACCACGGAGCGCGTCGAAGCACAGGCGCTGAGCGCCACGCCGAGCAGCGCCGCCAACGGGAGAAGGCGCAGGGAGTCCGCACGCCCCGCCCGGACGGCCGGCAGGCCAGGAAGGGTCTTTCGCAAAAGGGGGCTTCTTGTCCTCTATTCGCGAGCTCTGCATCGCTCTCGCTCCTTCCAAGCTAACTGCATGGCTGCATGAGTGGTTTCGCGCATCGCCGGCCGCCGGCGAGCGGAGCACACTGGATCGAATGATCGACGGCCCTTACCATGTTCCGAGGGCCGCGTCCGCGACAAGCACTTTGCCCTGGACCCCACGGCCTGGCTTGCGCGGCGCAGCGCGATTGTTCGGCAGGCAACCACCCAAGGAGACTCGAATGCACAGCCATCGGCGCTTCCTCGTCCCGCTCGTCGCGCTCGCGTTCCTGCTCGCCGGCGGGTTCGGAGCGACCGCCCACGCAGCGAAAGACAAGCCTCCGGCCGGAAAGATCGAGATCAAGGGCTGCCAGAAGAAGAAGCCGCCGGTGAGCTTCGACCACGGGGCGCACGTCAAGCTGCTCGGAGGCGCCAAGTCCTGCGCCGACTGCCACCACAACGTCAAGGGCAACGCCGCCACGGAGCATAGCTGCACGAGTTGCCACAGCAAGCCGCAGGGCACCAAGCCGGGCACCTGCGCCGACGCCAGCCCGAGCAAGAACCCGCTGCACGTGACCTGCATCGGCTGCCACAAGAAGGAGCTCGCCGCGGGCAAGACCAAGGCCGCCACCAAATGCGGCCAGTGCCACGCCAAGTAGCGGCATAACGCGCGCACGACCCCCGCAGGCCCCACATGACCCGTAGGCCCCGCAGACCCCGCAGCAAGGGTGTCTTGAGCGCAGCCGATCACGCTTCCCCCGCGCCGCCAGCCGCAGCAGCCGCAGCGCCGCCGCCCCGCCGTCGCCAGAGGCCTCTGGCGCTGCTCTGGGTGATCGCGCTGCTGGTGTTGGCGAGCGTCGGCGTGGCCGCGACCCTGCTCTACCGCCAGCGTCCGCCAGCCGTGGTCGAGCAGCGCAACGCCTTTGGCGAGCAAGAGCGCTGCGCGACCTGCCATCCGGCTGGCAGTCGGCCGGGGCCGCAGGGGGCGCGCAAGCCACATCCGGCTTTGCCGGGGCACGCCGACCTGGCATCAATCGGTTGCACCCCCTGTCACGGCGGCAACGCGCGCGCGCGCGCCATGAAGGACGCCCATGGCCCCGCGATCGGTAGCGGCCCCACGGCGTTTCTGCCCGAAGGCCTGCGCGAGATTGGCTGTGCGCGCTGCCACCTACTCGATGCGCCGCGCGTGGCGCTGCCGACCCTCTCGACCGGGCGCCGGCTCTTCGCCAGCTCGCAATGCATCGGCTGCCACCGTCCCGGCAGCCATCCGCGGGGCCTCGGCTTCGACCTGCCCAAGCTGCCGCAACGCAGCCCCGCCGCGCTGCGCGCGCTGCTGCTCGATCCGCGGCAGCGCACGCCGCACGCGACGATGTGGCCTGTCACCAGCGCCAGCGCTCGGGGCGCCTATGCCAAGGACGCCGCGGGGCGCCGCCCGGCGCTGGAGGCGTTGATCGCCTATGTGCTGATGGTCGGCGATCAGCCGCAACGCCAGCGCCTGGCCGCCCACTGGACGCCCCGCGAGCTGCATATCGACGGACCGTGCACGGCCTGCCATGCGCTGCAAAGCGCCGCGGCCAGCGGCCTGCCCCACGCCTGCGCGCTGCTGCGCAAGCACGAGCCCCTTCGCTGCCGGCGCTGCCACGACACACCGCCAGCGGACCTGGGCGCCCTCTGCCCGCAGATCCGCGCGCATCTCTACCAATGCGGCAGCTGCCACCTCCGCGATGGCGACGGCGCCGCACGCCTGCTCGAGCAGGCGCTGACCTTCCCCGCCGATAAATGAACCGCGCCTCGCCTGGCGGCGGCGCGTGGGAGCGCTACCGCCACGCCACCGCCTACGTCAACGAGGGGCTGATTCGCCCCGGCCCTGGACCCCAGGCCGGCGCGGGTCCGGGCCCGCGCGAATGGCTGCGGCAGCGGCTGCTCCCGGCGTTAGGGCATCCCGAGCGCGCCTTTCGCGCGATTCACGTTACGGGCACCGCGGGCAAGGGTTCCGTGGCGACGATGATCGCCCAGATTCTGCATGCGGCCGGCTATCGCACCGGGCTGCATGCCTCGCCCTACCTGCAGGTGGCCACCGAGAAGCTCTGGGTCGCTGGTCGCTACGCCAGCGCCGACGCCTACGCGGACCTCGTCGAGGCGCTGCGGCCGGTGGCGGAGACCCTGCGAGCCCCTGGGCTGCCGCTCCACACGATCTTCTCCGTGGCGCTCTTTCTGGAGCACTTCCGCCGCGCCCAGCTCGACATCGGCGTGGTCGAGGTCGGGGTCGGAGGCCGCTTCGACCTGACCAACGTGCTGCAGACCGAGGTCGCGGTCCTGACCAACGTCGGCCTCGATCACGTCGAGACGCTTGGACCGACGCTCGAGGCTATCGCCTGGCATAAGGCGGGCGTGATCCACCGCGGCTGCCGTGCCGTGGTCTTCGCCGATGGTGAGGACGATCCGCTTTGGCGCGCGTCCCAACGTGAGGCCACGCAGGTCGGCGCCACTTTGCGTCGCGTCTGCAGCGGCGACCTGCGCTACGAGCAGGCTGCGGCTGGGACGGCGCGCGTCGCCCTCTTGGGCTCGCGCTACGGCGCGCTCGAGCTTTCTCTGGCGATGTCGGGCCCAGCGCAGGCCCGCAATGCGGCGCTCGCCGTGGCAGCCTGCGAGGCGTTCGACCCCAGCGGCGCGAAGCTCAGCCCCACCGCCATCGCGCAAGGCCTGGCCCGGGCGTGCCTCCCTGCGCGCGGCGAATGGATCGGCGACGTTGCGCGGCGGCGGGCCGGCACGACGCCACGCGTGCTGCTCGACGGCGCGCATAACGCGAACAAGCTCGATGCGCTGCGGGCGCTGCTGCAAGAACCGGTGGCCGCCGGTCGCGCTCGATTGCACCTGCTGCTCGGAGCACTACAGGGCAAGCGCGTCGACGAGGCCTTCGCCCGCCTGGCGGCCGAGGCCGACCAGGTGACGGTCACAGAGCCGCAGGTGTACGGCAAACCTGCGCTCCCGGCCGAGGCCCTGGCGACGCGGCTTCAGGGGCTGACGCGTCGCCCGCTCACGCGCCAGCCTGACCCCCAGGCCGCGCTCGACGAGGTCCTCGCCCAGGCCGACGCCGACGACCTCGTCGTGATCACCGGCTCCCTCTACCTGGCGGGCAGCCTGCGCGAGCGCTGGTATCCGGCGGCAGAGGTGCTCCGCGCGGGCACGAGCTGGCCGGACGCGCTGGACTGAACCTGGCGCGGGGGGACGACCCTGCATCCCTGAATTTACTCGCCGCAGATGCTGGAAATTTCCCGCCTGCAACTGCACTGGTTGGCACCACCTCCTCATGGGCGGCGGATCACAGCAGCCGAGGATGGTATAGGCGATCGCAGCCCGCTCGCCACCTGTGTCCAGCCAGCGAACAGGAAGTTCTTCCTCGTCAGAGCGACCCGGACATGGAGTCGTTCAACGGCTCCGTGGTCGATCGGGATAGCGCCATGCTCGAGGAAGCGCCGCAGTCGTCGCCCTGCACTGAACCCATAGCGGAGGCTTGAGCGGAGGCTTGAGCGGAGGCCTGAGCGGAGGCTTGAGCGGAGGCTTGAGCGGAGGCTTGAGCGCTCGCGCGCGCCTACTCGACGCGCACGCGCCAGATCTGCGCGCTCTCCGGCACGCCGACCACGGTGAAGGTCACCGTGGCGTAGCGACCGTCCGTCGGCGCCTTGCCCACCACCCGGAACTGAGCCCGTTGGTCCGTGGTCGCGAAGGGCAAGGTGCTGGGCTTCAACTCGAGGCGATCGGCGAAGGCCGCCTCGACGACAGCCTCGACGACCAATGGCCGCAGCGCGGGTCGATTGAGCCCGATCGTCAGCGAGAGCGCTCCGTTGACGACGAGGTCGGCGGTGGGATCGAGAAAGGGCTGAATCGTGATCAGCGGATCGTCAGCACCGCAGCCGCCGCCAAGGGCTGGCGCGAGGGTCAGCCAGCTCGCGAACAAGAGGCGCCACGCAGGGCACCATGAGCGACGTGGATTGGACAGCATGAGTGCCGCCAAATGGACCACGAAACGCCCCCCGCGTCAAAAAGGCCGGTGGGAGCGACGAAGCACCATGAGCGCGCCACGAGCGCTTCCCTTGACAGCGGGCGCACCCGAGCGCTAAAGACGCTTTTTGCCAGCATTTTGGGGTATCAACATGGGTCGTGGCGATCGGCGTAGTTCATGGAAATCGCGGCGTCATGCCGCCAAGCGTAAGCAGAAGGTCCGCGTCAAGCGCCAGCGCTTGGAGAAGAAGCAGGGCGGCAGCGCCGGCTGAGCGATCGCTTCGAACTCGTTTCGATAGCGGTCGGTGCAGGCTTCACGGCAGGCATGCAGGGCGGGCTACGCGGCAGGCGCGTTCAGGCGTGCTCAGTGTCCTGAGGTCCTGAGGTCCTGAGGTCCTGAGGTCCTGAGGTCCTGATCGGGGCGCGACGGGCGCGACGGGCGCGACGGGCGCGACGGGCGCGACGGCGTCGGTGCGTCGCGCGCTGCGTGCCTTAGGCTGCGTCCCTCAGAGCTGCGTCCCTGACTGGGGGCGCAACGCGAGCCAGGCTGGACACGGGCCGACATGGAGTCTTCGCGATGGCGCAGCAGAGCTTTCGGGTGGTCGCAGCGGTGATTCAGCGTGATGGCAAGTACCTGATCACCCAGCGGCGCGAGACGGCCTCCCTGCCATTGCTCTGGGAGTTCCCCGGCGGGCGCGTCGAGCCCGGTGAGAGCGACGCGGCGGCGCTGCAGCGCGAGCTGAAAGAGCGACTCTCCGCCACGGTCCGCGTCGGTGCGCCGGTCGCCTTCCGCCGCCACGACTACGAGGGCTACAGCGTCGAGCTCGTCCTCTACGAGGCGGAGCTCGAGTCGGCCGACCTGGAGACCCTGGCGGTCAAGGAGTACCGCTGGGTCGAGGCGCACGAGTTCTCGCAGTATCCGCTGCCACCAGCCGATCGGCAGACGCTCGAGGACGT
The nucleotide sequence above comes from Pseudomonadota bacterium. Encoded proteins:
- a CDS encoding ABC transporter permease, yielding MRNELHAVVLKELRQTFRDRRMLMLLVVAPVLQLTLLGYAVNMDVEHVATVVTDEDHSPASRALVRGMLADPTLRLRGAASDPVARVVEGSASVAVVVPRGFGARLTRGRPVQVQVLVDGTDTVQAQAAIDATTRFLQREALGLYAAQRWAAAGATAAEPSAPLASAPLASVPRVSAEPRLLYNPRLRSATYMVPGVAATVLLVITSIITAMSIARERELGTIEQLMVTPIRPSTLLLGKILPFAMIGLVVAGLVLAVGIHLFDVPVRGSPLLLLLGTALYLLNTLGTGVFISTMARTQQQAILGSFFFIMPAILLSGFMSPIANMPGWAQWLTAFNPVRYYIEVLRACLLKGAGFFDLGQPLAALAVLGGGILTLASLRFRKRTA
- a CDS encoding cytochrome c3 family protein, translated to MHSHRRFLVPLVALAFLLAGGFGATAHAAKDKPPAGKIEIKGCQKKKPPVSFDHGAHVKLLGGAKSCADCHHNVKGNAATEHSCTSCHSKPQGTKPGTCADASPSKNPLHVTCIGCHKKELAAGKTKAATKCGQCHAK
- a CDS encoding bifunctional folylpolyglutamate synthase/dihydrofolate synthase, with amino-acid sequence MNRASPGGGAWERYRHATAYVNEGLIRPGPGPQAGAGPGPREWLRQRLLPALGHPERAFRAIHVTGTAGKGSVATMIAQILHAAGYRTGLHASPYLQVATEKLWVAGRYASADAYADLVEALRPVAETLRAPGLPLHTIFSVALFLEHFRRAQLDIGVVEVGVGGRFDLTNVLQTEVAVLTNVGLDHVETLGPTLEAIAWHKAGVIHRGCRAVVFADGEDDPLWRASQREATQVGATLRRVCSGDLRYEQAAAGTARVALLGSRYGALELSLAMSGPAQARNAALAVAACEAFDPSGAKLSPTAIAQGLARACLPARGEWIGDVARRRAGTTPRVLLDGAHNANKLDALRALLQEPVAAGRARLHLLLGALQGKRVDEAFARLAAEADQVTVTEPQVYGKPALPAEALATRLQGLTRRPLTRQPDPQAALDEVLAQADADDLVVITGSLYLAGSLRERWYPAAEVLRAGTSWPDALD
- a CDS encoding transposase produces the protein MGRRGCRRGGLRRSPRVEAQHLALRDHGPTGSVPGGGQGADGRSLRHGDLHRGRRAGERADLARARRVGARERSSLRSSLRSSLRSGLRSSLRSSLRYGFSAGRRLRRFLEHGAIPIDHGAVERLHVRVALTRKNFLFAGWTQVASGLRSPIPSSAAVIRRP
- a CDS encoding (deoxy)nucleoside triphosphate pyrophosphohydrolase; amino-acid sequence: MAQQSFRVVAAVIQRDGKYLITQRRETASLPLLWEFPGGRVEPGESDAAALQRELKERLSATVRVGAPVAFRRHDYEGYSVELVLYEAELESADLETLAVKEYRWVEAHEFSQYPLPPADRQTLEDVQTFVGRGKPKKPPQA